In uncultured Fusobacterium sp., the genomic stretch GAATGATAAATTCATACACTGGAATTATACTTGGATTTGCAATTAATACATTTAATGTAATTATTTTAAAATCATTCTTTGAAGCTATTCCAAAATCACTAGAGGAATCAGCTAGAATAGATGGAGCATCACAATTTCAAATAATGACAAAAATATATCTACCATTATCAGGATCAGCATTAACAACAGTATCACTTTTCTATGCAGTATCAAGATGGAATGGATATTTCTGGACAATGATCCTTTTAGTAGATGATAAAAAAGCGCCTTTACAAGTATTCTTAAAAAAATTAATAGTAGAAAAAGATATGGCAGGGGAAGCAAGTCAAATGATTACAGCACAGAGTTTAACTTCTCCACAAACAATTATATATGCTGTTATAGTACTATCTTTAATTCCTATTTTAATAATGTATCCATTTATACAAAAATTCTTTAAAAAAGGAGTTACTTTAGGAGCAGTAAAAGAATAATAACAATTAAAATAAAAATAATATAAGAAGGGAGAAAGTGAAGTTTATTAAGGATTAACTTCACAAAATAAATATGGAACTAACTAAAGAAATAAGAGAAAGATTTTCACAAGATGTAGAGTTATCAAAAGAAACATTATATGGAGCACTATATGAAGCTTTAAAAAAGATAGATGGAAATTGTAAAACTTTTTTAAATACAACTCCTAGAGCTTGTAGTGTAAATAATATTTATCCACAAATGCTAAATGGAAGAGAAACAGATGATTGGACTAGTGGTTTTTGGCCTGGAATGTTGTGGCTTGCTTATGAGATTACTAATAATGAAAAATATAAAAATTTAGCTCTATACCAATTAAGTGTATTTGATGAAAGAATAAATAATAAAGTTGGAGTTAATCACCATGATTTAGGATTTTTATACACTCCATCAGCTGTAGCTGGATATAAAATAACAGGTTGGGAAAAAGCAAAAGAAACAGGATTAAAAGCAGCAAATCATTTAATAGGAAGATTTAAAGAAAAGGGAGAATTTATTCAAGCTTGGGGAGATTTAGATGATCCAAGTGCATATAGATTGATAATAGATTGTAGTATGAATGTGCCTCTACTATTTTGGGCAACAGAAGTAACAGGAGATCCTAAATATAGAGAGATAGCAACTAAACATATTAATACAACTGCAAATGTAATAGTAAGAGAAGATAGTTCAACACATCATACATTTTTCTTTGATCCAGAAACAGGAAAGCCAACAAAAGGTGTAACAGCACAAGGGGCATCGGATGAATCAGCATGGGCAAGAGGACAAGCCTGGGGAGTATATGGATTCCCATTAGCATATAATCATTTAAAAGATGAGAAATTTATAACTTTATTTAAAAGAGTAACAAATTATTTCTTAAATAAATTGCCAGCAGATAGTATTTGTTACTGGGATTTGATGTTTGATGACAACTCTGGAGAAGAAAGAGATACATCAGCAGCGGCAATAGCAGTTTGTGGAATGTTAGAAATGTTAAAATATCTACCAGACTCAGATCCAGATAAGAAAATTTATAAAAATGCAGTAAATATAATAATGAAATCATTAATTGAAAAATATACAACTAAGAATATGGAGTATTCAAATGGTTTATTAACACAAGCAGTATATAGTAAACCACACCGTTCAGGAGTAAATGAGTGTTGCATATGGGGAGATTATTTCTATATGGAAGCTTTAGTAAGAATAATGAAACCAGATTGGAGAATTTACTGGTAATTTATAAGAAAATTAATATATAATCTTATTAATAAAAATAACATATAAAAGACGTTGGAGGGATTAATTGTGAAGAAAAGAAAACTATTAGCAACATTAGGAGTGCTAGCTTTATCATTAATTGCTAATGCTAGTCAAGAATATCAAATTACTAAAAAACCGACAGAAGTATCTATACTAGCTATTTTAAATGGAAAAGTTTTTGATGAAAAATGGGCTGTATTCCAAGAAGCGTTTAAAGATACTAATATTAAATTAAAAAGTGCAGGATCAAAAAATATTTCAGATGAAGTTCAAGCTTTCAACTTAGCAATAGCTTCTGGAGAACTACCAGAAATAATATCTCTAGCTTATTCTGAGAAAATAGAAGATTTAGGAATAGAAGGTGGAATGTTACCACTAAATGATTTAATAGATAAACATGCACCTAATATAAAAGCTTTCTTTGAAAAATATCCACGTTACAGAAAAGATGCAGTAGCTGCTGATGGAAATATATATTTTATTCCAACTTATTATGACTGGTATAATATGAAAGCTTCTCAAGGATTATTCCTTAGAAAAGACTGGTTAGATAAATTAAATTTACCTGTTCCTGATACAATGGAAGATTTCTATAAAGTTTTAAAAGCATTTAAAACACAAGATCCTAATGGAAATGGATTAAATGATGAAGTACCTTATTTTGAAAGAACTGTAGAGTTTGCTGAAAGTGAATTATTAGGCTTATTTGGTGCTTCAACAGGATTCTATGTAGAGAATGGTAAAGTTAAATATGGACCTAAAGAAGAAAGATTTAAAGAAGCTGTAAAAGAAGTTAGCAAATGGTATGCCGAAGGTCTAATAGATCAAGAAATTTTTACAAGAGGATTCCAAGCAAGAGACTATATGTTAAGAAATGATTTAGGAGGAAGTACATTTGACTGGTTTGCAAGTACAACTTCTTATAATAAAGATAAAGCATTAAAAGAGAAAGTGGAAAAATTTGAATTTGTTCCAATTGCTCCACCACTATATAAAGGAAAACGTTATGCTCCAGATGGACGTCCTACTAACAATGGTGGTTGGGGAATAACAGTGGCTGCAAAAGATCCAGTAGCAATAATTAAATATTTTGATTATTGGTTCTCTGAAAAAGGATATGAGTTAATTAACTGGGGAATAGAAGGGGATACTTTTGAAAGAGATGCACAAGGAAAAAAATATTTTACAGACAAAGTATTAAACAATGCTAAAGAAACTCCATTAGAAGTTTTAAGAGATAAAGGAGCACAATTTAGAATTGGAATGATTCAAGATTATGAATATGAAAAAGCTTGGGGAGATGCAGAAGCTATAAAAGCAATGGAATGGTATACAAAAGAAGGATTTATAGTAGAACCTATGCCTAAAATAAAATATACTGCTGCTGAGAACAAGAGAATGCAAAAAATAAAAGGACAAATAGAAATGGTAGTAAGAGAGATGTGCCAAAAATGGATTTTAGGATCTGAAGATTTTGATAAAACATATGATAGTTTTGTTAAGAGACTAGATGCATTAGGTTTAGAAGAAGCACTAGAAATAAATCAAAAAGCATATGATAGATTTGAGAAAAATTAAAATTTAGGAAAAAAGAATAAAAACAGTTGCATATTATAAAATTTTTAATATGCAACTGTTGTATTTTTATATAAAAAATTGACAGAGTGTAGATTAATATGTACTATATATTTAGTGAAAAAGTAGAAGAGCTTTTTTATATTGTTATCTAATTATGTTTATTAAGCTCTAGAAAAGTTCTATTTTAACTTGTTAAGAATATGGTAATTATTTATCAATACTTTTATGTTTTACAAAATTACAGCATTTTATAGGATAATAATTTGTTTACTTTTATAAGTTTAATTATTAATATTCTTAGTAAGATTATATCATATGTTTGATATATTGAACCATCTATATAAACAGAAGTTTTTTATCTATCTGTTTATAAAAATCAAAAATTTATATAATAAAAATACAGGGGAGATTATAATTCTTTATGAGCAGAAAAAAATTACTAGGGATCTTTTTTAATAAAAAAATAATTGTAATATTTACTATGGTAGTTACTTTATTAGTGGCATCATACAAGACAAAACAAATTGTTTTACTAATAAAAAATCAAGAAATAGAAGAAAGTAGTAAATTATATAATGTTATTGATAAAAAATTTAATTTTTTAAGTATGATATGTTATGAAGTAAAAAATAACAATATTTTTAAAGATTATTTCTTAGAAGAAAATAATGAGGCTAATAAAAGATATAAAAGAATAGTATTAAATGAGTATTTAAGAAAAATAAATACTGTATATGGGGAATTAGGTGTTACAATAGAACTTTTTAAAAAGACAGAAGAACTTGTTTTTTCAAATGTTGGAACAATAAATAAAAAAGAATATTTTAGGAAAAATAAGATATTAAAAAATATAAAAGATAATAATAAATATATAATTAAAAACAAAGAGAAAATAACAATAGTTCTTCCGCCTAATAAATATGAAAAGAATAAAGAGGTTTATTGGATAATAACTTTAAGAAAAGATATCTTTTTTATAGAAATTTATTCACAATTAGATAATTGGTATTTAACAAGTAATGATATAATATTAAACTTAGGAGATTTAGATAATATTACTAAAGAAAAAATAACTAAATATGGAAAAAAATATAAAACATATTATCTTGATGAAAATTTAATATATTTACCTAAAAAAATTAATGTTTTTGAAATTTTTTCATATGAGTTTTTTAAAGTGGGGATATTTTTAAGTATAATTTATTTGATAATTTATTTAATAGGGCATTTTATAATTATACCAATACAAAATTTAGCCTATAAAATAGGGTGTTCTGGTAAAAGTATAAAACAAGAAGTACAATTTATAGAAGATAAAATGGAAGAAATAGCTTTAACAAATAAAAATCTTCAATATACAATAGATGATATGAAAGAGTATCAAACGAGTAAAAAGATAAAAGATTACTTAATTGGATTAACTGACATAGAAGATCTATATAAATTAACAAAAGATGTTCCAATTTTAAAGTTTAAAAAATACAGATTAATAATTTTAGAGGTATTTGATGTAGAAACTACTGAAAATATATATGATAAAATAAATTTATCTAAGGGATTTGTAAAAAAATATTTTGAACAAGATGTTGCCTGTGAAGTAATATGGCTAGATTATAAAAGTATAATTATTATTTTAGAGGATGATTATTTGGAAGAAGAGGAGCTTGAAGAAGTTATGAAATGTCTAAGTAATCATTGTGAAAGAAATTTTAATTTAGTTTTTACAATAGCTATAACACAGCAATATACAACTATAGAAGATATGTCTAAATCATATAAAGAGGCTAAAAAAATATTGGATTATAAATTTGCCTTTAAGCAAAAAAGAGTAATCTTTTTTAAAGATATTTGTAAAGAAGATAGACAAGATTATTATTATCCAATAGAATTAGAAGCAAAGTTAATAACAAGAGTTTTAAATTCTAATGAAATAGGAATAAAAAAGGTTTTAGATGAAATATTTGATGAAAATAACATAGCGAAGATAGACAAGAAAAAAATAAAAGAATTTGAAGGATTGCTATATAATACTTTAAATAGAATTTTTA encodes the following:
- a CDS encoding extracellular solute-binding protein, encoding MKKRKLLATLGVLALSLIANASQEYQITKKPTEVSILAILNGKVFDEKWAVFQEAFKDTNIKLKSAGSKNISDEVQAFNLAIASGELPEIISLAYSEKIEDLGIEGGMLPLNDLIDKHAPNIKAFFEKYPRYRKDAVAADGNIYFIPTYYDWYNMKASQGLFLRKDWLDKLNLPVPDTMEDFYKVLKAFKTQDPNGNGLNDEVPYFERTVEFAESELLGLFGASTGFYVENGKVKYGPKEERFKEAVKEVSKWYAEGLIDQEIFTRGFQARDYMLRNDLGGSTFDWFASTTSYNKDKALKEKVEKFEFVPIAPPLYKGKRYAPDGRPTNNGGWGITVAAKDPVAIIKYFDYWFSEKGYELINWGIEGDTFERDAQGKKYFTDKVLNNAKETPLEVLRDKGAQFRIGMIQDYEYEKAWGDAEAIKAMEWYTKEGFIVEPMPKIKYTAAENKRMQKIKGQIEMVVREMCQKWILGSEDFDKTYDSFVKRLDALGLEEALEINQKAYDRFEKN
- a CDS encoding glycoside hydrolase family 88 protein, whose protein sequence is MELTKEIRERFSQDVELSKETLYGALYEALKKIDGNCKTFLNTTPRACSVNNIYPQMLNGRETDDWTSGFWPGMLWLAYEITNNEKYKNLALYQLSVFDERINNKVGVNHHDLGFLYTPSAVAGYKITGWEKAKETGLKAANHLIGRFKEKGEFIQAWGDLDDPSAYRLIIDCSMNVPLLFWATEVTGDPKYREIATKHINTTANVIVREDSSTHHTFFFDPETGKPTKGVTAQGASDESAWARGQAWGVYGFPLAYNHLKDEKFITLFKRVTNYFLNKLPADSICYWDLMFDDNSGEERDTSAAAIAVCGMLEMLKYLPDSDPDKKIYKNAVNIIMKSLIEKYTTKNMEYSNGLLTQAVYSKPHRSGVNECCIWGDYFYMEALVRIMKPDWRIYW
- a CDS encoding carbohydrate ABC transporter permease, translated to MKNKIRVGIDEKIFDIVNYTLLTIFAIMFLYPIIYVFSAAISNPYLVEIGAVTFLPKGLSLSSIKAAMNLEGIWLAYWNSIIITVFGTIVNMFFTVSGAYVLSKPDLKFKKFWMFLVIITMWFDPGMIPKYLNFRDLGMINSYTGIILGFAINTFNVIILKSFFEAIPKSLEESARIDGASQFQIMTKIYLPLSGSALTTVSLFYAVSRWNGYFWTMILLVDDKKAPLQVFLKKLIVEKDMAGEASQMITAQSLTSPQTIIYAVIVLSLIPILIMYPFIQKFFKKGVTLGAVKE
- a CDS encoding AraC family transcriptional regulator; its protein translation is MSRKKLLGIFFNKKIIVIFTMVVTLLVASYKTKQIVLLIKNQEIEESSKLYNVIDKKFNFLSMICYEVKNNNIFKDYFLEENNEANKRYKRIVLNEYLRKINTVYGELGVTIELFKKTEELVFSNVGTINKKEYFRKNKILKNIKDNNKYIIKNKEKITIVLPPNKYEKNKEVYWIITLRKDIFFIEIYSQLDNWYLTSNDIILNLGDLDNITKEKITKYGKKYKTYYLDENLIYLPKKINVFEIFSYEFFKVGIFLSIIYLIIYLIGHFIIIPIQNLAYKIGCSGKSIKQEVQFIEDKMEEIALTNKNLQYTIDDMKEYQTSKKIKDYLIGLTDIEDLYKLTKDVPILKFKKYRLIILEVFDVETTENIYDKINLSKGFVKKYFEQDVACEVIWLDYKSIIIILEDDYLEEEELEEVMKCLSNHCERNFNLVFTIAITQQYTTIEDMSKSYKEAKKILDYKFAFKQKRVIFFKDICKEDRQDYYYPIELEAKLITRVLNSNEIGIKKVLDEIFDENNIAKIDKKKIKEFEGLLYNTLNRIFIQLNRLNEESEIQPFNSDDILKVNDLKQLKKIFNEKIYELYKISKLRDLNDVFEIKEKIIKFLEENYHIDISLENLADYLGHSFRYTSVLFKKVMDDNFKSYLNIYRVEKAKELMMEDNEIKVKDLAERVGYNSSNTFIRIFKKYEGVSPGKYLEDIK